GTACTCTAAGCCATTCTCTCTTAGGTGCTCCTTGCTATGGTGGACAGCGGCACCATGGTCCAGCTGAAATTTACACAGCGCCCTCAGGGGTCGAAGCAGAGTCTAAAAAGAAGTCACAAAATTAAACCACACTTCCATATCAGAAGTTAGGACACTAGAATCAAGCATGTTCCCAATCACCGGATAGCGCCCTGTTTTTACTcaatactgggtgcgttcgtttagcttccctgggtctaccccggtgtgtggcgtttttttttccaggacgaacgtgggtaattatctgcacacgttcgtcctgggaaaaaaaaaagccacacaccagggtcgacccggggaagctaaacgaacgcacccaatgtcaGGTCATGTATACCCCACGTTTAAACATGGCCATGTGATCTcctcttgaccaatcagaatggataaactttATTTGTCAAGGCATATTCCAACAtgggtttaaaacaaatttgttcaatGAAGCTTACCTCTTGTATTTCAGGATTTTTGTCCAGGATGGAGACAGAAATGGCGACTGATTCCACTGTGGATAGAGATGCATTTGTAGGCTGTGTTCGAATGACATACTCACTCAAATTGCTGTTAGATAGTTGCACCTGTGGTTAAAAAAAGAGAGACAAATACGACTTAAAGCcaagtttttcctttttttgacaTTAGTGAGACTTGGTATATATTTAACAAATTACAAAGACAAGTGGATTGGATCCTGGCGTCGTTGTCAAGTTCCCTCGCCAAAGTTTCAGGAAGATAACTTACAAAGTACCCAAGTATCACAGTTAAGAACAGGttccatgttttgtttgtgaggCCATCTTTGTTGCTCACAGAATGATCaaagtgtttaaacaaaatatttattgttagGCAGCCTGACAGACATATTTTGCAACctacttttggtaattgaccCATAGTTTGTGATATCTGGGTTGTACTAGACCTctcaatgaaaaaacaaaacctcaaaTAGATAGACtgttgtggcgtgtcatggttGAACGGTCTAATGCACCACACTCAAGTTCTTGTCATCAGTGTGTTTGTTtgaatcctgtgaaaaaaaaaaaaaaatcaactacaATGTATACTTGCCAGGGGTAAATggttacctgtgagggcagagatggttcttgtgtttGTGTCTACaaatttggcagcacaggctgtatactccccagggagctgacaGTTGAGATGATTTTGGGAAATAAATTAATGGCCCACAAAAATGATaactaggatttgaaactttgcatagttgTAGTCTGAAAAGTGACTAAGTAgcatcatttgtaaatctctttgagTAGTCACGTGGTGGTTCcgaaaaagaaccggtggttgacaactcaacgtttcgatcagtatgctccgattgtcttcaggagaatgctggactctgttgctagATAATAGTGTAGAGACACGGGAAGGAGAGCCAGTGTAAACCTTTTGCAAGTTGaacaatgagggcgcacttAGGATCCCTACAATTGTGATTGAATGCcatgaacaacaacaaatgatGGATTTGATCGCTATATACGAAGCCACTTATATTCTTACCTGTCTTGGTCGATGAAAGATGACATTGCTTTTGTACATACTCTTGGCCTGATGCCAAGTCCCGTCAATCACAACCAGATTGTAATATGATTGGCTGTCGGGAGGAAGGGGCGGGACTTCAGAGACGTCCACTGCCTCTGGTCCCGGGAATAAGACCAGGGTGTTGGGATCTTTGCATACTTCACATAGATCTGGATGACTGAGGATAAACAGAAAAAGTGCAAAGGAAGATTCAAAATCAGTTCCTCGAACACAAACTCATCAAATAtctaatttcatttcattcctTTAGATCAAGAATTGCAGTTGTAATAATGAACAACTGGAATTTTACATGCGGCTTTTTTCAGGCATAGACCTATCTACCACCATCATATCAGAATTTAAAGGCCTGGGTTTTGAGATGAACTTATGGGTTTTTGTGAGAGTGAGGACAAATCTTACAAAGTGAACAAGAGCTGGTTTGACGAACCTGTAAATCTGTAAAACAAATCTGTACCTGGTTTCTGAAAAGCGTCGACCACGAATGACACAGCACTTTCCATCCTGCAAACAGTTGAAGAGTATGGGTACAGTCCTCAAAGACCGGTTCTCTTCATTTGGGTGTTGAATCACATAGACCGATGTGGAGACTTTCAACTTGGTGTTTGGGAAGTATGGACAAAGGCACACTGTAGCTGGACGACTGAGAAGAAagtcaatcaaaacaattttagaATTATCACTGtacaccttaaagccattggaccctttcggtacagaaacaaacaaaaaagttcacagatttacaaataatttacagggtttacagaaggtgaaagacttctcttgaaatattagcccatgaaatgctttactttttgagaaaacggcaaaataatataaattctagttagcgagaattacagattttttttaaacacatgtcttgacactgcgaaacgtgcggaaacaagagtgggttttctcccgaatccgatgaccgattgagcctaaattttcacaggtttgttgttttatatataagttgtgatacacgaagcgtgggacttggacaatactgtttaccgaaagtgtataatggctttaagaaacgAAGTGGTAGATATGCTGAATGTGCAAGGATCAataaatggtaaaaaaaaaaaaaacagctgtaGGAGTTTATATTAGGCCTACATCAATTTAGATTACAAGAACCATGTACAATCTTTCACTTTGGGACATTTGTGATAATTATTGTACGAAAATGCATttatgtaatttaaaaaaaaaattagttcagACTCAGAGCTCTAGTTTCTTGGTCTAACAATGGCAATGCTATAAATACATTACAAGTGTTACATAGCCGATGTATCGTAATTAAAGTCTAATATAGTTGCAGGGTTAATTAATATAATGGGTTAATTAACCACACTGCTGATTGGCCCATGGAAAGGAAGTCACAATTTACACATAATACTTGCCACTGTGAAGTCCCCTAAAAATTGCCCGTAAAATAAACAGCCACTGCGTTtcagagattctgtcccccctgCCCCGCCCCCCTTTGCCTATGGAAAATTAACACTGGCTCCAgaaggaggatgtttcaaaagagggcgctatcaccgATAGTTTGAACACGGTTCTGAATCTGATCTGATCAAAATGGGGAtggtggcaggagattctgtcccccctgAGTCTGAGATTTGCACCGGTCCCCCAATATGacaactgtgtacaaactttttcTGAATCCTCCTCCTCAGTCCTTGTCTTATCTTAGAGAAATAATTAAGAAGGGACAAGATACTTACCCACACCGTTCGCACATCTTTCGTTTACTGGGTGGATCGGCTGGAGTTGCCGTCATGAAATCACTgctaaaaacattattttccaCACTTTCTTCTGCATTTTCAGGCAACACCTCAACTGAAGGGTTTGTTGGACATTTCCCATGAATTGTTGACGCATGTATCTTGTCCATTTTATTTCCAAAATACCTCAAAAGAGTCAAACGATTAACAAATATATGTAGCCGACACATGAATTTctctgaatttgttttaacaaaaatattgtttttcttttagacTTCTCAAATGTTGTACAAGTTAAAAAGAGTCCACACGTAAAGGGCACAGACTACTAAAAAATCTTTATAATCTACCGCCCTCAAGAGTTGGTAAGGtcgtatccgaattggcagATACGGCTACGGCTAAGAACGTCCTGTACCTCAACGCTTGATGACCcggaaatctagccatagccgttaATTAAGGCAGAAGTACTATAACAGTTAACAATGGTCATAGCCGTAGCCGAAAATTGttatggctacgactgttgctaactCAGTTGAACTGTCTAAgtacgtcctatacttcaatgcataatGATCCTGATAACTAGCCCTAGCCATAGCCGGTAATTTGGACCAGTGGATTTTGGAAACTGACTGAAATATCCCAATACCTTTAACAATGGTCGTAGCCGTAGCTAGCGGTAGTCGCAAACTGTTACAGCTTCGACTGTTGCTAACTGTGTTGCTAAGTtagtcctatacttcaatgcataatGAGTGACGCTGATAactagccgtagccatagccggTAATTTGGACCAGTGGATTTTGGAAACTGGGTGAACTATCCCAATACCCATTTCGACCCGGGAAATTAAATATTGAACAGTTTGTATTCTATCAAGGGCATATAATTATAAATTTCAGCCATACATGCATTTGACAACTAGTTGCATTTAGTGACAATTTAATGGttaccagtttctgctaagcaatatttcgTCTGTTCTTGGCAAGTTTTCGTGCCTACAGGCTTAACTGTAGTCAAAACCAATCCCTCCTGAACCCTGTATAGCACGATACTCAAaccatttaaataaaaagtttgaATGCGAACAAAAATCCACTTAGTACTTTTCTTTTCAAGACGTACCATTTTTGGCAATTCGTTAAAGGGTTGCTTTTCACAACTTTGAAAGGGAGACTGGAGAAAAATACTTCATTTAGACACCCATATCTGTCAGTATCATTCAGTGGTCAATAAAGATGCTATCTTTTTGCACTATAGCTTTTGACAAGAGGCATCTTTTGAAGGAATTCAACAAAAAAATGTGTCTCATCCTTCATATAAAGTGTTGGaagagcataaaaacttaaacaaTATGCCATTCACTAGCAAATGCTTGCGGTCAACATTATTCGAGGCCTGATAATAATCTGATACTGCATCACACAAAGTGCATGAAATCATTTTCTGAATTAGTCAAGGCTTGCGTTCATGAGGCGTTATTACGGGAGTTGTTTCTGTGCTGTTTATTACCGTGAAATGCACTACGAGTCACAGATTTGAGGTCTGAATTTAGCTAGCTCAACGGGTCACAAACATTTACTGTATTGTTTAACTAGTTATTAGGTTAATTAAAATCTTGCAATACTAACACTGGATAAATAACACAAAGTCTGCACACATATTTGCTCATCTGTAATTTAGCTTATGATCTTTTATTAACAACACGTTTCCCGACTGACCGTTGCATTCCTCTGTTAGAGAGATTCCCttatctgtctgtttgtttccCCTCCCCCTCGATTGATGGATCTATTCCCGACCCATCATCTTCTGGCGAGCCATCTTCTTCTTGGAGACTTTCTTGGTCTTCTTCTCGACCTCGTCGGGCTTGGGGACAATCTGCTCACGCTCGGACAGGATGACCTCAACGTGGCAGGGGGAGCTCATGTACGCTAGAGAGAAGAAAATTgataataaaattattttattttagggtGGACAAAGACAGATTGACTGGAGAGGGTTTGAACCTTTGACTCACAcagggtgagagtcattactaacgaaaaagtttgaaacttggatacaaattcaaaagtatgttgaaatgatgccatttctactgtttggtatTCATCTCGGgttatagatttcaaggagcttttggaaacagtatccaaagcactagagaagtagaccaatgagcaagatttctttatttgtgggaaaaagtatttttctgcttttcttcaccaggccgacataaaaggactgaattcagccaaaggtctgaacaatctcatccgtGCTTACAGTTTCAATGCTACCAATTGAGCAATCTAGCCCTACTGTTGGTGGTCTTCCTAATTGTCAATAACTATGTTTGTATTGGGGGAAGGggttattatttgttatattaACAATACTTGAGGCCAAGAGGAGCGAAGACAttcccccccgaaaaaaaaaatttgtcacATCAACAATACCAAGTAAAGCTGACCTTACTTAAAAAAGTTTGAAGCCTCAGTTTCCCAATACTAGTTTTGCAACAGTGGATATTTGTTGGCAAACACCCTTCTTCAAGTTATTATTAACAACCTCACGCCAGTCCATAGTCCGTACATTTGAGCACAATGGCGTCAGTGCACTATCAACATAATGGAACTTCACTTGAGATTTGGGTTTAACAATTTGAAATCAGAATTTACAAAAGGCTCAACTTACGATTGATGCGACCATGAGCACGGTAGGTCCTACGTCTCATCTTGGGGGCAGCATTGACCTGAATGTGGTCAATCACTAACGAGTCCACATCAAGACCCTGAAGGCAAAGAGTGAGAAATGGTACAATAGTTtcataaaaaatttaaacaaatcttttaGTTCATTTAGTTATAGAGAGCAACTCAGATGGTCAAATCGTTATGCCATCAACTATTCGACGCGCAAATCTTTAGGAACAGATGTATGTACCTATTAGTAATATCTGAACCtgataatgtagtttttttttgcaggaacAATCCACTACCATTGCACCAGGATAGGGGGATTTCTGATAGCTATAGTTTCAAAAAAATGATGTGGATATCGACATCCCATCTTCACATTGAAGTGAACTTTTCATTACTTTacgttatatttttatatatatatttatatcaGATTTCAATGTGTTGGAAAGTGAGAATTAAACTAGTTTACAAgtaataatctttttttttcaaagcagaGGTGAACAGCATACTGTTTGTCTTTGTAATCTCCTCAAAAACAAACTGAACACTCAGTTGCAACACATAGATTCTGGTTCTTCTCAGACGACCATTTCCTTCAAGAGTCTTGCAAGATTGTATCCAATCAACTAGTTTATACCTTAAGCTATCAAAAAGGAAAGGTGAGAGACCTAGCAACTTCAACACTGCCTAGTAAAAAATCCCCATTATAAAGACAACTGTTATAAAGAGGAACTGCTTCACAAATAGTACATTCTTAAGCCCTGAATCTTATTTCTGCTCTGTTTCGCTGTCTTCTTATAATAGTGTTCCTGtcataaagaggtaatttggccagtcccagcgATTTTAGTCAAATGTAAGAACATTTTGGCATGCAAACTTAAGAATCTTACCTTGAACTCTGCATTGCTCTCAGCGTTCTTGAGAAGCTGCAGGAGGAAGTCAGCGCTCTTCTTGGGCCAACGTCCCTGGGTATGGTTCCATGCCTTTGCCTATCGATGGAAAATAAAGACCAAGGTAATCATTCACGAACATAATATTGACATAGAGAACATACTGCCATAAACCTGGTACATTGTTAAGTGAAAACAACTTTTGGCTTTAACATTTACTATACTTTTGCTTACActctgtttatttatatttttttatttcaagaaatTTGCCAAACACAAGAACAGAAGGTCACTCAAGATGAGTACTACAAGGAAAGCAAAGAAAGGGTATAGGGAGATGAGTACTACAAGGAAAGCAAAAAAAGGGTATAGGGCATCAAGATAGTCAACCCTGTTATAAAAAGAGCTATTATAAAGTAATTGGAATTCACAATCCGAGAAACAATTCTGACGGTGAACGTTTATCATACTCatattttgggggataaaaacttaaATCTTTTTCCAAAACCACAACAACGTTACTTGGAAGTGAACCGATTCTCAAAATTACCTCtaaccaagcaagtttttattgtTAGTAATTTTAAGGAGTgaataccaaacatgtaccttcctcTTAACTGTTTCGATGACTAGCCATCAGCCACCAGATAGCTAGTCTCTTCACAAGCTCATAGCTTTTTTTCAATAAGGGTGGGTGATGTTTTAAgggacaagttgccttggatcggtcgagctggtcaatgaaaagcgtttgaagcaGTTTGTTAAGAAatcaatatggttagaaagatgttttaaaagaagaagataatgttccacacaaacatgcctcgaaattgcacgctTTACCATTTACCTTCCAAACTAAAACAgtcagccattttatggagtcaaaaacttgactccacataATGGCGTGCCATGTAAGTTTTTGTCGGATAAGGAAAATCATGCAATTTTTGAGGCgtgcttgtgtggatcattatattctacttttaaagtgaCTCCCTTATCATacgcattttacaacaaaaggtttcaaatgcttttcatggaccaactcgcccgatcctaggcaacgtgtccctttaaggtaAAGATACAATCAAGCTTTGGTGGTTACCGTACCTGTGCCTTGCGACCGACTCCACCATTAAACCTCCTGAAGGGTACACACTGCTTCTTCTTGATCACGTCATTCAGGAAGCGTGTTGCTTTGCGCAGATGCATGTGCTTAATGACTGCAGCTGTCTCCCGCGTGTTCTGAAATGCAAATAACATAATACATTAGAAGCTTTTACGACTAACTGATTTCAGCTTCGAACCACAAAATAACACTATTATGGACAGCAATGTGGACagtaacaatattattatatatatctGGTATTGAAACTAAatatgcctcataagtgaacttaatcacagTAGCTGGCAACCTTGAGTTCTGTTAACtaaagggtgcttgctatgtgaaccagaaacacaggggaTAACCCTGTAAAATGAGAAGGTCCCTCTTTGGATCTTACTGTTCTGTTTACATACCTTGAAGTGAACACGAAGGTAGGAGCCACGTGCCTTGCATGCTGGAAAAAAGAAGGAGAGATATCACAATTATTATATCCTTTTTGAGGTGATTCGTAAGATTCCAAATGAAATCGTTCCTGGAGCAACTCTGTCTTAGagtcagagaaaaaaaatgaaaacaaattgacacCTTATTGACTGGaaatacaaagcatttatggCCCAGTAAAAAATTGAGTAACAACAAGCCCCTGGATCAAGCCAATGgtatttccccccccccaaaaaaaaattaactggCTTTTGTTTAGtggacaacttttttttcttcttttctttttttaggggggggggggggagaatgTCGAAGTACTTGAATAAAACTTACACTTTGTGGCATTATCAGGCTCCTGCGAGTAACGCGTCATATTGTCAGCACCTGTTCAAGAAAAACCCACAAATATAATTATTGACAAATTTTGCAATTTATAATTAGAAAGCGAAGCAAACATGTCGTTATCAGAAGAGAATTCCTCATTGGCTGAAGAGCTAATTGGCTGCACTCTTTACgacataataaaacaaaaatcaatgatTGACAACAAACACCTCTAAattagtgtatttttttctggTGCATAGAATATGTACCCGAAAAAGCTGACTTTCAAATTCATTTTGAGACTTCATAATAAAGCAGCAGGAGAGGAGAGTGAAGATTGTCCAAATCAAAAATATGaaagtttttttcaaaagcctTTTGAACAAGTCAAGCAACAGAGTTGTCAACGTATTTTAACGGATTTACACAATCACAAGTTGCACTGCTTGTTTGTACTGTAGCATCGACATTCCATTCACGAATGCGCAGTCATTCTGTAAAGTTTTCCTCAACCTGTGATTATGCAAATCAATAAAATGCCTAGCCCCACTTGTCCACACCATTTCCTCTTGCAGctaaaaaataaccaaaaattaaaaaattctgGCGCCTCCCCTACAGGCCCACAGCTCAGCAGGCCAATGACGTCATGCTGATTGGCatattccaagatggctgcgccgAGTACGAATCGAGGAAATAAGAGTCGGAGAAAGGTAGCAAAGTTATTGTTAAAATTTTGATCTGTTTCACTattcaatacacacaaagcaagctaagagttaggtgaacacattcagccgGTTTATACTGCCGGGTGGCTCGTATGGGGAGGCGCCAGCATTTTTGGTTATTTCTTAGCTGCATAAGGAAATGGTATGGATGGATGTGTCATTgtgtggctaaggattcagctagccttggccacacaagtggggctattaTTAAATGCCCTCAATGAACCAACATGGCATCGAGTCTGCAAGCATATattggcttttttttttacgccCATTCCCCATTCGTCAAGATGTACGCGAGGGGTGTTCCAATCCACACGGTTTTCAAGGAAACTTCGATTCACAATTGATTATTGAATTTTGTGCAGACAAAAATGATCACAAGCGAGATCAATTCAAGACCCTCCATTCTCAATCCCACGACATGTTGAGTTGAGGGCGAATTGCACAGAGGGAAGGCACAATGAAAAAACCCAAaaggaaacaacaaaataagccGTGAAACATTGGGAATGACTGAAATAATGCTTCATGCACCTAACATTCAATATTGTAACAACAATCTTACAGTAACTCGCCCTGCCTATGCATGTTTACGTGGGCCAACGTTGAATACGCTAACGTTAAATAGTGACAATGTTCAACAGTCAAAATAAGTAACAAAACCCAAATATTCTACGGACAAATTTGTATCAAACTAACTAGTGAACATTGATTTtacattcacattcaaagaaAATAGATTAGAGGTTCGGAATTTATTGGATGAAATGGATTTTAATTTACTAGATATCAACGTTTCCGTACCTTTACAGGTAGACACTGTGTAAGAGACCGATCAACCTCGTTTATAGGTTGAGCCACGATATTTCGTTCATCCCCGCGATTCGATATTATGAACGTGTGAGCCATCGCGTGTATTTATTTGGGTACAAGTTTATCTTTTAGCTTTCCACCATCAATAGGGGGCGcaaaaaaaaatcgaaaaaaGGAACTGAGGGCGCACTTTGTTCATGTACATTTCTTGGTCAATGAAAATTTGTACCAATCTTATTTGCCAAAAATACTTAAGTTCTTACAATAATATCAAATTACCTATGACTGATCAAATCCAGTGTATAATACCAAGCAAAAGTTGCACAAGTAGTTCATGAAggaattattattgtttgtttgttcgtttgtttgtttgtaaataaaggACAAATCTTTACCCTATAGTTATTCAATATGAGTGCCCAATAAACCAAACTCAATAAATGAACGCAAATTTTGAGAAGAACAttttgagcccccccccccccaaaaacccccccccccaaaaaaaaaaacaaaaaaaaacaacggaAATCAAAGGACACACAAAACCCCAGAACCGGACCAAggcaatttttgtaaaaaggagAGTACAATTGATTCCtacaatttaatttattatcTGAGGTAAAGTTTCAAACCCTGCTTATTATTTTGGGACAAAATGATAACCGGGGCACTTCAGAATTTAATAATGACAATTTGGAAGACTTCCTTTTAGTAGAAGGTATAGTCGTTGCACTCAATATTCTGTCCTCACGTGAGTGATTTGACGGACAGAGTGGAAGACTTAATAAATATTGTGAAATGTCGCGAATAAAAACCCCCCTTCTATCAGTTATATGCACGCTGCGTGGTTTAGACCATTAAAGTTGGGACAAGAGTAGTCTGACCCTGAATCGGGTAAAACCATTATTTCACTTTTCCTCCCTTTTAGGGGATCTATATAATGTGAAGccccatggtgtcaatttatAACACctcagtttttgcagtgtagccGGCCCGGAATGTCAATCTGCACTTCGCCGAACTTTTTTATTAGTGCCGAGGAAAGAATTGCCGTTACAATCTTTCAAAAAGTAGAAACTTGCCATGATTTCAAAAGCGTTCAAAAATAAGTCTAATTTTAGTTATAGGCCCACCGCATCACTTTGAAAAcacaaatgtgtttttctttttaacccTCGTCGTCGCCAAGAAAGCCTATCGTTGtatatttacaagaaaaataagTCGAATAACTCCAGATAACATTCATACATCGGACCAACAATGGTTTGTGTTGTGTCAGCTTTTGACATCGGCgatgataaacaaacaaattctggCGCCTCCCCTACGGGCCCACAGCTCAGCAGGCCATGACGTCATGCTGATTGGCATAATAatattccaagatggctgcgccgAGTACGAAT
Above is a genomic segment from Asterias rubens chromosome 10, eAstRub1.3, whole genome shotgun sequence containing:
- the LOC117295933 gene encoding DTW domain-containing protein 2-like, which gives rise to MCRLHIFVNRLTLLRYFGNKMDKIHASTIHGKCPTNPSVEVLPENAEESVENNVFSSDFMTATPADPPSKRKMCERCGRPATVCLCPYFPNTKLKVSTSVYVIQHPNEENRSLRTVPILFNCLQDGKCCVIRGRRFSETSHPDLCEVCKDPNTLVLFPGPEAVDVSEVPPLPPDSQSYYNLVVIDGTWHQAKSMYKSNVIFHRPRQVQLSNSNLSEYVIRTQPTNASLSTVESVAISVSILDKNPEIQETLLRPLRALCKFQLDHGAAVHHSKEHLRENGLEYLPKSKPEKS
- the LOC117295934 gene encoding 60S ribosomal protein L17-like — its product is MTRYSQEPDNATKSCKARGSYLRVHFKNTRETAAVIKHMHLRKATRFLNDVIKKKQCVPFRRFNGGVGRKAQAKAWNHTQGRWPKKSADFLLQLLKNAESNAEFKGLDVDSLVIDHIQVNAAPKMRRRTYRAHGRINPYMSSPCHVEVILSEREQIVPKPDEVEKKTKKVSKKKMARQKMMGRE